AAAGATCTATTTTTATATCTCCTTTCATTAATGCATGACTTTAAAAGTCGAAGAATCTATATTGAACTCGATAAATCTCtgataattttttcatatatgcTCTCTCCTTAAAATTGAGTATgaaaaaatctaaattaaattttaaaaaacattcGATTCTCACCAAACAAATCAAATCACATACTTATTGATTTATCTATCTAATCAAATCACAATATTCATATCTGGTGATCCTACTGAATCTCATCGGTAAGAATAATAAAAGTTTCgtaaaattaaatcattatcTTTGCGCtctacatttttttttctttctctatcATCTTATAAGAAAATAGATTAAAATCCAAGAGATCTTATTAGGTCCATTACATAGGGGCATCTTGGCAAACTAAACTGCGTTTGTTTCCTGGGATAAATGCTGCTTGATGCAACACCCTGCCAAGGAGAAAACATATTAACAAGTAGAAACAACTAGGCCAAATAAATTTGCACCCAGTAAAATATATGGAAGAAAAGGAACGCCAAATTTCATGCATAGTGCTTGCCATGTCAGGAAAAATTGCACAGTTAATCCTACCTGATACAACAATTCAATAGTAGATATACAATCATATAAAAGTAACTAGttaattaacaaatttttaaGGTTCATTCATCCATTACTAgactatatttatataattgttAGTTTCTTATTGGCTTGTTTTACTACTACATAGACAATCCTACAGAACTGTTTTACGGTATAATTTCTCACATCTGAGACAGCTGGCCTCTTATGAAGTACATGGATGTTAGCTTTGTTTCTAAAGAATCTCTAGCTAATTGAAACTTTCCTTCCAATTCTCCCGAGTATCATCTTGAAGCTGCAAAAAATGCATTTCCAATCGATTTGCTTATGTAAATCACATTGCCATATTATTTTGTATGCAGCTTTTGACTTGAGATTTCACAATGCCCATCAAACTCAGCTAGATTTTGGTCCAAAACATAAGTTAATTGTGAAAGCATTAAAAAAAACTCTCAAATAATTGATTAGATACCTTCAAGTTTATAACAGCCATGGGTTCTGTCACTTCTGCTATGTCCTGCTTTGCCATATCCCATGTCATTTCCTTAAAGCGGAGCAGGACAACCTGAATAAGAATTATTGGAGATTAGAATGCGAGATTCAGGGAAATGGGgaggagagaaaagaaaaataaatttcattttccTAATTTCTCTTGATTGAACATTAATTGGAGGAgagaaaattagaaaaagaaggagaaatCACATCTCAATATTTTTTTGCATTTAACTCAAAATATTTCTCTCCAAGTTgatattaaaaatcaattaatatatttttccaaagaaaattaaataataaattgtcCTATATTTACAGGACATAGTGAGTAGAAGATATACCATATAAATTTTAGCACGCTAAAGCAAGTTACACATGAACGGCAAGTACAGTGATCTGTGTAATCTAAAGCTATTCTGCACGCAAGAATTATCATCAATGAAGGTGTAATACAAGAATACTGATACTTTGGAGCTGCATAGCAATTAGGAATGTTTTCCGtgcaaaagtaaaattttagtTGAATTACAACGCAAGGAAAACAAATGATTCCCACAACTAGTTTAATTTCTCGTCAATTGTTTAGTTTAACTAATCAAATTAACTTCACCAATCTAATAATCACCCTCATTTatatatcattaatttaaacaacttaaatatgtaaaatattatCTTGTGAATATCATGTTAtcgattaaatatttaatatattaaatattaatttatttttaaaaattctgaCTGCTCCtcatgaattaaaataaatataaaatatatattacattattaaaaataaaaaattagtgatCAAAtggcatataaaaataaatgagtgtatttaaataatttaattattatttaaaaaaaaatatttacaacaaaCCAAGAAAGGGTTATAAAATCATGATAAAGTATACAATCATTTTAAACATTTTACAGCACAATACATTCTGAAATCATATAATGATATAATACCATGGAAAACCATACATTAATACATTAGTAAAATCAGGAAATCtgacaaaaaaaaacaaaagaaatcaGGGAAAATATCATCCAAACAGAGCCTGACTTTAAAAGTCAGTGGTTAAAGAGCTCTACTTTCATTTTATTTgccagaagaaaaaaaaaagaatcacaACTAGTGCTTAGAGGAGCAAATATAGAACAATGGACAAAAATTTTGGACACTCACGGCCACCAACTTATTATTTTAACATCACCAATAGTCTCCACAAGAACAATTCCCATCTTTAAAATGGTGGAATCTGCTGGCATCCTTCACTACGATTTCCCTTCTAGTAACCATAGCTATTAACTTAATTGCTTTGTGGCAGTCGCTACACAGCCGATGGCCCTGAACAATTTGCAACGGCACCCAATATGGGGTATTAATTAGTCCAAAAGCAATTGCCAATTTCTCGCTATGGTACGACAAAACACGTTGTTCTTGCTCATCCACATCAGGAAGCAAAGTTTTATTCTCAGGAACATAACCGTGCTTAgcaatttttttcattaagtAATCCACTCTTTGATAGATCTCCTTTCTCTGAGCATGGCTTCTATCTCCGGAATGAAAAACATGCGCCTGTTTATTAACTTCAATCCAACTGCATGCTGGAAGCATTCTCAAACCCTTTCTTCTTAAAGTCTGGATGACAGCAGCAGCCTCCTTTAATTTTCCAGAACTGTTGTATATATTCAAAAGCACAACGTAATTATTAAGCTTCTCTGGCTCCATCCCATAAAGTTTCTCAGCTGCAAATTTTCCAAGCTCTAAGTTCTCATGGACCCGACAAGCTGTCAATAGTGCAGCCCACATATTTGCCGTAGGTTTGAAAGGAGCACCTCTTATCAATGCAAAAGCTTCATCTAAGAGCCCCTCTCTACCTAATAATTCAATCATACATGCGTAGTGCATAGCCCGGGGCTTTACCTTATAATCCCTACTCATGGCTTGAAAAATTTCCCACCCACGCTCCGATAAACCAGAATAGCTACAAGCAGATAAAACAGCAAGAAAAGTGACATGGTTTGGTCTCATCCTTGCTTGAAGCATCTGCTCAAACAACTCAACTGCATCATCTCCCCGACCATGATTACCATATCCAGCAATCAAGGCATTCCAGGAGATGACATTCTTACAAGGCATCTTGTTGAAAACATTTCGAGCATCTTCTACTCTTCCCCATTTGCTGTAGAAGTCAACAAGCGCAGTGTTTGCTACAATATCTGATCCAAAACCATGACGAACTAGAGCAGCGTGGGCTTGCTTAGCATAATCCACAGAAGCTAATCTTGCACATATTCTCACTATTATAGAAAATGTGAAATGGTCCATTCTAACACCTGAATCACGCATATCATAGAACATGTCCAGAGCTTCTTCACTATAGCCATGAAGTGCATAACCTGCAACGATAGTATTCCACCCCACTGTAGTTTTCTCCGGCATTTCATCAAAGACACAATGAGCATCTTCAATGCTTCCACACTTGCTATACATATCAATCAGAGCACAAGAAACAAATATATCTTCCCCTACTCCCATTTTCAAAGCGCACGAGTGCAACTGTTTCCCTGCAGAAATCAATCCCAATCCAGCAGACGCCTGGATCATGGTGGCAAAAGTGCGAGACTCTGCATCAGAAAAATCCTCCCACATAATTAGAAACAACCTAAATGCTTCCATATAGTCCCCTTTGTCCACATGCCCAGCAATGATAGTGTTCCAGGAAACCAGATTCCTCTCGGGCATTTCATCAAACAATTTACGTGCGTAAATCATCATCCCACATTTTACATGCATAAGGAGTATTCTGTTAC
This Manihot esculenta cultivar AM560-2 chromosome 6, M.esculenta_v8, whole genome shotgun sequence DNA region includes the following protein-coding sequences:
- the LOC110617758 gene encoding pentatricopeptide repeat-containing protein At5g50390, chloroplastic, whose product is MEIPLLCYQSISLDKIRSCCSLPSSILDHRGFIKQKTLFSAYGFSLNGGNWRNPFTKTRCCSLHRGLQPRPKPKPSNFDADLAEAIGLRDTQIKKPSARVCSQLEKLVLYGRYREALELFEIFENYGGFDMGSSTYDALVSACIGLRSIPGVKRVFNYMANNGFEPDQYMSNRILLMHVKCGMMIYARKLFDEMPERNLVSWNTIIAGHVDKGDYMEAFRLFLIMWEDFSDAESRTFATMIQASAGLGLISAGKQLHSCALKMGVGEDIFVSCALIDMYSKCGSIEDAHCVFDEMPEKTTVGWNTIVAGYALHGYSEEALDMFYDMRDSGVRMDHFTFSIIVRICARLASVDYAKQAHAALVRHGFGSDIVANTALVDFYSKWGRVEDARNVFNKMPCKNVISWNALIAGYGNHGRGDDAVELFEQMLQARMRPNHVTFLAVLSACSYSGLSERGWEIFQAMSRDYKVKPRAMHYACMIELLGREGLLDEAFALIRGAPFKPTANMWAALLTACRVHENLELGKFAAEKLYGMEPEKLNNYVVLLNIYNSSGKLKEAAAVIQTLRRKGLRMLPACSWIEVNKQAHVFHSGDRSHAQRKEIYQRVDYLMKKIAKHGYVPENKTLLPDVDEQEQRVLSYHSEKLAIAFGLINTPYWVPLQIVQGHRLCSDCHKAIKLIAMVTRREIVVKDASRFHHFKDGNCSCGDYW